From one Misgurnus anguillicaudatus chromosome 2, ASM2758022v2, whole genome shotgun sequence genomic stretch:
- the klhl18 gene encoding kelch-like protein 18 — protein sequence MTMGDAIFEELEDLMHFSVADLPARGYAVMGEIRRQGKLCDVTLKVGEHKFSAHRIVLAASIPYFHAMFTNDMVECKQDEIIMQGMDPSALEALINFAYNGHIAIDQQNVQALLIGASFLQLQNVKDACCSFLQQRLHPKNCLGVRQFAETMMCTTLYDAANSFVHQHFVEVSMSEEFLALRSEEVLELVGCDELNVQAEEQVFDAVLAWVRHALDERESRLPELLSKTRLPLCRPQFLADRVQQDELVRCCHKCRDLVDEAKDYHLMPERRPHLPAYKTRQRCCTSIAGLIYAVGGLNSAGDSLNVVEVYDPIGNCWERCQPMSTTRSRVGVAVVNGLLYAIGGYDGQSRLRTVEVYNPDTDTWTKVASMNTQRSAMGTVVVDGHIYVCGGYDGKSSLNSVECYSPENDRWTVVTEMSASRSAAGVTVFEGRIFVSGGHDGLQIFNTVEYYNHHTSLWHPVAPMMNKRCRHGAAALGSNLYVAGGYDGSAFLSGAEVYSSVADQWSHLVAMNTRRSRVSLVANCGRLYAVGGYDGQSNLSSVEMYDPETNRWTFMAPMVCHEGGVGMGCIPLQPS from the exons ATGACGATGGGGGACGCGATTTTTGAAGAATTAGAAGATTTGATGCATTTTTCTGTCGCCGATTTACCCGCTCGTGGATATGCAGTCATGGGGGAGATCCGGCGACAAGGCAAACTCTGCGATGTGACATTAAAA GTAGGTGAGCATAAGTTCAGTGCTCATAGGATCGTCCTGGCTGCGTCTATCCCATATTTCCATGCAATGTTTACCAATGACATGGTGGAATGCAAACAGGATGAGATCATCATGCAGGGCATGGACCCCAG TGCACTTGAAGCCCTAATAAACTTCGCCTACAATGGACACATAGCCATAGACCAACAAAACGTCCAGGCTCTGCTGATAGGAGCCAGTTTCCTGCAGCTTCAAAATGTCAAAGATGCCTGCTGCTCATTTTTACAACAGAG GTTGCATCCGAAGAACTGCCTTGGTGTGCGTCAGTTTGCAGAAACCATGATGTGCACGACGCTTTATGATGCAGCCAACAGCTTCGTTCACCAGCACTTTGTCGAAGTGTCCATGTCGGAGGAGTTCCTTGCGCTCAGGTCGGAGGAAGTCCTTGAGCTTGTCGGCTGTGATGAGCTAAATGTCCAAGCAGAGGAGCAG GTCTTTGACGCTGTTCTCGCATGGGTGAGGCATGCACTTGACGAACGAGAGTCTCGATTGCCCGAGTTATTGTCTAAAACTCGGCTGCCCCTGTGCCGACCTCAGTTCCTGGCTGACCGAGTCCAACAAGATGAGCTTGTGCGCTGCTGCCACAAGTGCAG GGACCTTGTCGATGAGGCGAAAGATTACCATCTCATGCCGGAGCGAAGACCCCACCTCCCAGCCTACAAAACACGGCAGAGATGTTGCACATCTATAGCAGGCTTAATCTATGCAGTCGGCGGTCTCAACAGTGCTG GTGACTCCTTAAACGTTGTGGAAGTATACGATCCAATTGGAAACTGCTGGGAACGATGCCAACCGATGAGCACAACCCGAAGTCGAGTGGGTGTCGCCGTTGTAAACGGACTGCTTTATGCTATCGGCGGATACGACGGCCAGTCGCGCCTCCGAACCGTAGAAGTTTACAACCCGGATACTGACACGTGGACCAAAGTCGCCAGCATGAATACTCAACGCAG TGCAATGGGAACAGTTGTGGTTGATGGACACATATATGTCTGTGGTGGATATGATGGCAAATCCTCTCTAAATTCAGTCGAGTGTTATTCTCCAGAGAATGACAG ATGGACAGTTGTTACAGAAATGAGCGCGAGCCGCAGCGCTGCCGGTGTTACTGTGTTTGAAGGCCGAATATTTGTATCGGGTGGTCACGATGGTCTGCAGATATTTAACACG GTGGAGTACTACAACCACCATACATCCTTGTGGCACCCTGTTGCTCCCATGATGAACAAGCGGTGTCGGCATGGCGCCGCAGCTTTGGGCAGCAATCTTTATGTGGCTGGAGGTTACGACGGCTCTGCGTTCCTCAGTGGAGCGGAGGTATATAGCTCAGTAGCCGATCAGTGGAGCCACCTAGTGGCCATGAACACTCGGCGCAGCCGCGTTTCTCTGGTGGCCAACTGCGGTCGACTCTACGCGGTGGGAGGTTACGATGGACAGTCTAATCTTAGCTCTGTGGAGATGTATGATCCAGAAACGAACCGCTGGACGTTTATGGCACCGATGGTGTGCCACGAAGGCGGGGTAGGGATGGGCTGTATACCCCTACAGCCTTCTTAA
- the bfsp2 gene encoding phakinin isoform X1, translating to MPLPRRRSSFLGQASNEWPGGVGRMGAAGTSAPRGVFVGMAPTGGASSLGTRVSRRALGISSVFLQGFRSSSVPVVTSHSDRGHQFGFDSLNTCLLEYRDKVHALEELNQQLEEQIRHCLDRKASNDGTWRGLKQDWDDLYVQVSEAILDNARLMLQTENVQASAEDFKDRYENEQPFRKAVEDEINSLYKVIDDANLSRTDLENQIESMKSELMNLEQIHTDDVRELYKQMGGRDDPEAPTETSLDQILDFIRSHWEKVIEKNRAETDAYLECKPAEGVKTKLSQEEAELEALKIECNDAGCKIQSLQAETESIRTLKRGLENALNDAKHWHDIELQNLGSVIRKLEAELGDVRGDIEQQKRDYETLLSNKMKLETEIGSYHGILDGEESRFCSSACPGGSSVPEGRTSPKPDNCGAQSCPQTKCSDAPDAPEESKE from the exons ATGCCTTTGCCACGACGTCGATCGTCCTTTCTGGGCCAGGCCTCTAATGAGTGGCCGGGCGGTGTGGGTCGCATGGGAGCCGCAGGGACCTCTGCACCCCGCGGGGTGTTTGTAGGCATGGCTCCTACTGGTGGTGCCAGTAGCCTGGGCACACGTGTGTCCCGCAGAGCTCTGGGCATCAGCAGCGTATTTCTGCAGGGTTTTAGGAGTTCCAGCGTCCCTGTGGTGACCTCTCACAGTGATAGAGGCCACCAGTTTGGCTTTGACAGTCTTAACACATGCCTGCTGGAGTATCGTGATAAAGTTCACGCTCTAGAGGAGCTTAACCAGCAGCTTGAGGAACAGATCAGACACTGCTTGGATCGTAAAGCCTCCAACGACGGGACATGGAGAGGACTGAAGCAAGACTGGGATGATCTTTATGTACAG GTGAGTGAAGCCATCCTGGACAACGCTCGACTTATGCTACAGACTGAGAACGTCCAAGCCAGTGCAGAGGACTTCAAGGACAG GTATGAAAATGAACAGCCGTTCCGTAAGGCGGTGGAGGATGAGATTAATTCACTGTACAAGGTCATCGATGACGCAAACCTTAGCAGGACGGACCTGGAGAATCAAATTGAAAGCATGAAGAGCGAACTGATGAATCTGGAGCAAATCCACACAGAC GATGTCAGAGAGCTTTATAAGCAGATGGGTGGCCGTGATGATCCAGAAGCTCCCACTGAAACCAGTCTGGACCAGATTCTTGATTTCATTCGTTCCCACTGGGAAAAGGTCATCGAGAAGAATCGTGCAGAAACTGATGCCTACCTTGAGTGCAAG CCGGCTGAAGGTGTGAAGACTAAACTGAGTCAAGAAGAGGCGGAGCTTGAGGCCCTAAAGATAGAGTGCAATGATGCCGGTTGTAAGATTCAGAGTCTACAAGCCGAGACCGAATCTATCAGAACTCTG AAACGTGGCCTGGAGAATGCCCTCAATGATGCCAAGCACTGGCATGACATTGAGCTTCAGAATCTGGGCTCGGTTATTAGAAAGCTGGAAGCGGAGCTCGGTGATGTCCGGGGAGACATCGAGCAGCAGAAGCGTGACTACGAAACTTTGCTTAGCAACAAGATGAAGCTAGAGACGGAAATCGGATCGTATCACGGTATCTTGGACGGAGAGGAGAGCAGATTCTGCTCTTCAGC GTGCCCTGGTGGCTCTTCAGTACCCGAGGGACGAACTTCTCCCAAACCTGACAACTGTGGAGCACAGAGCTGTCCACAGACGAAAT GTTCTGATGCTCCTGATGCTCCAGAGGAAAGCAAAGAATGA
- the bfsp2 gene encoding phakinin isoform X2, whose amino-acid sequence MMNKETPKNYMRGFRSSSVPVVTSHSDRGHQFGFDSLNTCLLEYRDKVHALEELNQQLEEQIRHCLDRKASNDGTWRGLKQDWDDLYVQVSEAILDNARLMLQTENVQASAEDFKDRYENEQPFRKAVEDEINSLYKVIDDANLSRTDLENQIESMKSELMNLEQIHTDDVRELYKQMGGRDDPEAPTETSLDQILDFIRSHWEKVIEKNRAETDAYLECKPAEGVKTKLSQEEAELEALKIECNDAGCKIQSLQAETESIRTLKRGLENALNDAKHWHDIELQNLGSVIRKLEAELGDVRGDIEQQKRDYETLLSNKMKLETEIGSYHGILDGEESRFCSSACPGGSSVPEGRTSPKPDNCGAQSCPQTKCSDAPDAPEESKE is encoded by the exons GGTTTTAGGAGTTCCAGCGTCCCTGTGGTGACCTCTCACAGTGATAGAGGCCACCAGTTTGGCTTTGACAGTCTTAACACATGCCTGCTGGAGTATCGTGATAAAGTTCACGCTCTAGAGGAGCTTAACCAGCAGCTTGAGGAACAGATCAGACACTGCTTGGATCGTAAAGCCTCCAACGACGGGACATGGAGAGGACTGAAGCAAGACTGGGATGATCTTTATGTACAG GTGAGTGAAGCCATCCTGGACAACGCTCGACTTATGCTACAGACTGAGAACGTCCAAGCCAGTGCAGAGGACTTCAAGGACAG GTATGAAAATGAACAGCCGTTCCGTAAGGCGGTGGAGGATGAGATTAATTCACTGTACAAGGTCATCGATGACGCAAACCTTAGCAGGACGGACCTGGAGAATCAAATTGAAAGCATGAAGAGCGAACTGATGAATCTGGAGCAAATCCACACAGAC GATGTCAGAGAGCTTTATAAGCAGATGGGTGGCCGTGATGATCCAGAAGCTCCCACTGAAACCAGTCTGGACCAGATTCTTGATTTCATTCGTTCCCACTGGGAAAAGGTCATCGAGAAGAATCGTGCAGAAACTGATGCCTACCTTGAGTGCAAG CCGGCTGAAGGTGTGAAGACTAAACTGAGTCAAGAAGAGGCGGAGCTTGAGGCCCTAAAGATAGAGTGCAATGATGCCGGTTGTAAGATTCAGAGTCTACAAGCCGAGACCGAATCTATCAGAACTCTG AAACGTGGCCTGGAGAATGCCCTCAATGATGCCAAGCACTGGCATGACATTGAGCTTCAGAATCTGGGCTCGGTTATTAGAAAGCTGGAAGCGGAGCTCGGTGATGTCCGGGGAGACATCGAGCAGCAGAAGCGTGACTACGAAACTTTGCTTAGCAACAAGATGAAGCTAGAGACGGAAATCGGATCGTATCACGGTATCTTGGACGGAGAGGAGAGCAGATTCTGCTCTTCAGC GTGCCCTGGTGGCTCTTCAGTACCCGAGGGACGAACTTCTCCCAAACCTGACAACTGTGGAGCACAGAGCTGTCCACAGACGAAAT GTTCTGATGCTCCTGATGCTCCAGAGGAAAGCAAAGAATGA